The nucleotide sequence GTTTCCCAACCGGGCACCCCTCATTCATGAAACTCAGCACCTCCCTCCTCACCGGCCTCGTTTGCGCCGGTCTGTTCGTTGCCGCCACCGCGCAGGACGCGGTCAAATTTGAAGTTCCGGGCGTCACCGCCCCGGCCAAGCCGGCGGCGGCCCCGCCGCCAAGCCCGCGGCCCGGCGCCGAAGCCGGCCGCGGCCGCCGCCCCGGCCGCCACCCCGGCGGCGACCCCGGCCGCCCCCGCCGCGGCGGTGCAGTACTCCGACGCGCAGCTCATGGAGGCGTATGGCTACATCTTCGTGCTCGAGAGCCGCATGGCCAGCCAGCTGCAGGCGCTGGAGATTTCCCCGGCGCTGCGGGAGTCGATGGTGCGCGGCATTGCCCTGGCGATGGCCGGCAAGGAACTCCCTTACGATCCGCAGCAGGTCCAGACCCAGCTCCAGGATTTCCTGGGCAAGCGCCAGGCCGCCTTCATGGCGAAGATCAAGCAGGCCCAGCTGACCGCCGGCACGGAGTACTTTGCCAAGCTCAAGGAAAACAAGAACGTCGTCGAGCTGCCCAGCGGCCTGCGTTATGAGATCACGCAGCCGGGCAAGGGCGCGGTGGCGAAGCCGGGTCAGCTCGTCACGATCCATTACACGGGCTCGCTCGCGAGCGGCCAGGTGTTTGATTCCAGCATCGAGCGCGGCCAGCCCGCGGAATTCGTGCTGACGGCGGCCACGGCGCAGACGCCCAACGGGGTCATCCCGGGCATGTTCGAGGGCATCCAGAAGACGGGCGTGGGCGGCAAGATCAAGCTGCACATCCCGCCGTCGCTGGCCTACGGCGATGAAGGCGCCCCCGGAGCGATCCCGCCCGGTGCGACGCTGATCTTCGACATCGAGATCGTGGGCGTGAAGGACGCGCCCGCCGCCAAGTAAGCGCGACCCCGCACACGGGATAGGATTCACGCCTCCCCTGACCGGGAGGCGTTTTTTTTGGGGCGCATGACCGGTGCGAAGCGGTCTTGCGCCGGCCCGGGGCCGGGTGTTGGCTCGGGGCCCACGCATGGACAGCAACCTCTATCTCGTCGGATTCATGGG is from Lacunisphaera limnophila and encodes:
- a CDS encoding FKBP-type peptidyl-prolyl cis-trans isomerase, translated to MQYSDAQLMEAYGYIFVLESRMASQLQALEISPALRESMVRGIALAMAGKELPYDPQQVQTQLQDFLGKRQAAFMAKIKQAQLTAGTEYFAKLKENKNVVELPSGLRYEITQPGKGAVAKPGQLVTIHYTGSLASGQVFDSSIERGQPAEFVLTAATAQTPNGVIPGMFEGIQKTGVGGKIKLHIPPSLAYGDEGAPGAIPPGATLIFDIEIVGVKDAPAAK